From Camelus dromedarius isolate mCamDro1 chromosome 12, mCamDro1.pat, whole genome shotgun sequence, the proteins below share one genomic window:
- the DAGLA gene encoding diacylglycerol lipase-alpha isoform X3, whose product MVVCNWVVILSVCITVLCVFDPTGRTFVKLRATKRRQRNLRTYNLRHRLEEGQATSWSRRLKVFLCCTRTKDSQSDAYSEIAYLFAEFFRDLDIVPSDIIAGLVLLRQRQRAKRNAVLDEANNDILAFLSGMPVTRNTKYLDLKNSQEMLRYKEVCYYMLFALAAYGWPMYLMRKPACGLCQLARSCSCCLCPARPRFAPGVTIEEDNCCGCNAIAIRRHFLDENMTAVDIVYTSCHDAVYETPFYVAVDHDKKKVVISIRGTLSPKDALTDLTGDAERLPVEGHHGTWLGHKGMVLSAEYIKKKLEQEMVLSQAFGRDLGRGTKHYGLIVVGHSLGAGTAAILSFLLRPQYPTLKCFAYSPPGGLLSEDAMEYSKEFVTAVVLGKDLVPRIGLSQLEGFRRQLLDVLQRSTKPKWRIIVGATKCIPKSELPEEVEVTTLASMRLWTHPSDLTIALSASTPLYPPGRIIHVVHNHPAEQCCCCEQEEPTYFAIWGDNKAFNEVIISPAMLHEHLPYVVMEGLNKMHSQAEAALAITRPWKGWPPGRKAPTLPICGVLENYNKGKTALLSAAKVMVSPTEVDLTPELIFQQQPLPTGPPVPAGLALELPTADHRNSSVRSKSQSEMSLEGFSEGRLLSPVAAASAARQDPVELLLLSTQERLAAELQARRAPLATMESLSDTESLYSFDSRRSSGFRSIRGSPSLHAVLERDEGHLFYIDPAIPEENPSLSSRTELLAADSLSKHSQDTQPLEAALGSGGVTPERPPSAAANEELEEGGGGAAPRSGELALHDGRLGDSPSPQVLEFAEFIDSLFNLDSKSSSFQDLYCMVVPESPTSDYAEGPKTPSQQEILLRAQFEPNLVPKPPRLFAGSADPSSGISLSPSFPLSSSGELMDLTPTGLSSQECLAVDKIRTSTPTGHGASPAKQDDLVISAR is encoded by the exons GATGCCTACTCGGAAATCGCCTACCTCTTTGCCGAGTTTTTCCGAGACCTCGACATTGTGCCATCTGACATCATCGCGGGCCTGGTGCTGCTCCGGCAGCGGCAGCGGGCCAAGCGCAACGCTGTGCTGGATGAG GCCAACAACGACATCTTGGCCTTCCTGTCTGGGATGCCAGTGACCAGAAACACCAAGTACCTAGACCTGAAGAACTCG CAAGAGATGCTCCGCTACAAAGAGGTCTGCTACTACATGCTCTTCGCCCTGGCCGCCTACGGGTGGCCCATGTACCTGATGCGGAAGCCAGCCTGCGGCCTCTGCCAGCTGGCCCGGTCCTGCTC GTGCTGCTTGTGCCCCGCAAGGCCCCGGTTTGCTCCTGGAGTTACCATTGAGGAAGACAACTGCTGTGGCTGCAATGCCATTGCCATCCGGCGCCACTTCTTGGACGAGAACATGACCGCGGTGGACATCGTCTATACCTCCTGCCATGATGCG GTCTATGAAACCCCCTTCTATGTGGCAGTGGACCATGACAAGAAGAAGGTGGTGATCAGTATCCGGGGAACCCTGTCCCCCAAG GATGCCCTGACAGACCTGACTGGTGATGCCGAGCGCCTCCCTGTGGAGGGGCACCATGGCACCTGGCTAGGACACAAG GGAATGGTCCTCTCGGCTGAGTACATCAAGAAGAAGCTGGAGCAGGAAATGGTCCTATCCCAGGCCTTCGGGCGAGACCTG GGCCGTGGAACCAAACACTATGGCCTGATTGTGGTGGGCCACTCCCTGGGTGCAGGCACCGCTGccatcctctccttcctcctgcgcCCCCAGTACCCGACCCTCAAGTGCTTTGCCTACTCCCCACCAGGGGGCCTGCTGAG TGAGGACGCCATGGAGTACTCCAAGGAGTTTGTGACGGCTGTGGTTCTGGGCAAAGACCTTGTCCCCAG GATCGGCCTCTCCCAGCTGGAAGGCTTCCGCAGGCAGCTCCTAGACGTCCTGCAGCGAAGCACCAAACCCAAA TGGCGAATCATTGTGGGGGCCACCAAATGCATTCCCAAGTCGGAGCTGCCCGAGGAGGTAGAAGTGACCACCCTGGCCAGCATGCGGCTCTGGACCCACCCCAGTGACCTGACCATTGCCCTGTCGGCCAGCACCCCTCTCTACCCTCCTGGCCGCATCATCCACGTTGTCCACAACCACCCAGCAGAGCAGTGCTG CTGCTGTGAACAGGAGGAGCCCACATACTTCGCCATCTGGGGCGACAACAAGGCCTTCAACGAGGTGATCATCTCGCCGGCCATGCTGCATGAGCACCTCCCCTACGTGGTCATGGAGGGGCTCAACAAG ATGCACAGCCAAGCAGAGGCAGCCTTGGCCATCACCCGGCCATGGAAAGGCTGGCCACCGGGAAGGAAAGCTCCAACCTTGCCCATCTGTGGG GTGCTGGAGAACTACAACAAGGGGAAGACGGCCCTGCTCTCTGCCGCGAAGGTCATGGTGAGCCCCACTGAGGTAGACCTGACTCCGGAGCTCATCTTCCAGCAGCAGCCGCTGCCCACGGGGCCACCCGTGCCCGCTGGCCTGGCCCTGGAGCTGCCCACCGCAGACCACCGAAACAGCAGCGTCAG GAGTAAGTCCCAGTCGGAGATGAGCCTAGAGGGCTTCTCGGAGGGGCGGCTGCTGTCCCCAGTGGCCGCAGCCTCGGCAGCCCGCCAGGACCCagtggagctgctgctgctgtccaCCCAGGAGCGGCTGGCGGCTGAGCTGCAGGCGCGGAGGGCGCCACTGGCCACCATGGAGAGCCTCTCGGACACGGAGTCGCTGTACAGCTTCGACTCGCGCCGCTCCTCTGGCTTCCGCAGCATCCGTGGCTCGCCCAGCCTCCACGCCGTGTTGGAGCGTGACGAGGGCCACCTCTTCTACATCGACCCCGCCATCCCCGAGGAGAACCCGTCCCTGAGCTCGCGCACTGAGCTGCTGGCGGCCGACAGCCTGTCCAAGCACTCGCAGGACACGCAGCCCCTGGAGGCCGCCCTGGGCAGTGGGGGCGTCACCCCTGAGCGACCCCCCAGCGCTGCAGCCAATGAGGAGTTGGAAGAAGGGGGTGGCGGGGCGGCCCCCCGCAGCGGAGAGCTGGCTCTGCATGATGGGCGCCTGGGGGACTCGCCCAGCCCTCAGGTGCTGGAGTTCGCCGAGTTCATCGACAGCCTCTTCAACCTGGACAGCAAGAGCAGCTCCTTCCAGGACCTCTACTGCATGGTGGTGCCCGAGAGCCCCACTAGCGACTATGCTGAGGGCCCCAAGACCCCCAGCCAGCAAGAGATCCTGCTCCGCGCCCAGTTCGAGCCCAACTTGGTGCCCAAGCCCCCGAGGCTTTTTGCCGGCTCGGCCGACCCCTCATCGGGCATCTCGCTgtcaccctccttccctctcagcTCCTCAGGCGAGCTCATGGACCTGACGCCCACGGGCCTCAGCAGCCAGGAGTGCCTGGCAGTGGACAAGATCCGGACTTCTACCCCCACCGGCCACGGGGCCAGCCCCGCCAAGCAGGACGACCTGGTCATCTCGGCACGCTAG